Proteins encoded in a region of the Aliivibrio fischeri ATCC 7744 = JCM 18803 = DSM 507 genome:
- a CDS encoding BamA/TamA family outer membrane protein, giving the protein MTLLKISTAVLLSCYTLSISAKEEPQSWVDTFLEELGSSEDIDVSQGVDWAVLPGPFANPEQGFGLGIAAVGLYSPLEDKDSAPLSTVSITGYGSSSGSYGIGINNRTYFENDEIRFLVQAKASHTPEYYWGIGKEQAENEGNKTLVEAEIFGFTPKIAYQFYPNTYLLAGFDLESHRKQTTDSLLLNSKDLEDTLLTAATISLEYDSRDFELNAYSGTLLSINWNEYSKSLGSDYEFNKATFNYRQYYKITSDTVLAWEAYSETVQGDVPWFALSSLGSDKRMRGYYSGQYRDNTQASAQIEVRHQFNHRHGMVAWVGGGNVADSYQQLFDSKWLPTYGVGYRFAFKPRVNVRLDYGIGKDSQAVYFQINEAF; this is encoded by the coding sequence ATGACACTTTTAAAAATATCGACGGCAGTATTATTGAGCTGCTACACATTGTCGATCTCGGCAAAAGAAGAACCACAAAGTTGGGTCGACACTTTTCTTGAAGAATTAGGTTCATCTGAAGATATTGATGTTAGCCAAGGTGTTGATTGGGCAGTGTTACCTGGCCCTTTTGCTAACCCTGAGCAAGGCTTTGGTCTCGGTATTGCCGCTGTTGGCTTATATTCGCCATTAGAAGATAAAGACAGCGCTCCATTATCTACGGTTAGTATTACGGGTTATGGTTCGAGCTCTGGTTCATATGGAATAGGGATTAATAATCGCACTTATTTTGAGAATGATGAAATTCGATTTTTAGTTCAAGCAAAAGCAAGTCATACGCCCGAATACTATTGGGGGATTGGGAAAGAGCAAGCTGAGAATGAAGGAAACAAAACTTTAGTTGAAGCTGAAATCTTTGGGTTTACTCCGAAAATAGCGTATCAATTTTATCCTAATACCTATTTGCTAGCGGGTTTTGATTTGGAGAGCCACCGTAAGCAGACGACAGATTCGTTGCTTCTGAATTCAAAAGACTTAGAGGATACGCTCTTAACTGCAGCAACCATTAGCCTTGAATATGATAGCAGAGACTTTGAACTTAATGCATACAGCGGTACGTTACTTAGCATTAACTGGAATGAATACAGTAAGTCGCTAGGTTCGGATTATGAATTTAATAAAGCGACCTTTAACTATCGCCAATATTACAAAATAACCAGTGATACGGTACTTGCTTGGGAAGCATACAGTGAGACTGTACAAGGAGATGTTCCTTGGTTCGCTTTGTCTTCATTAGGCAGTGATAAGCGTATGCGAGGCTATTACAGCGGACAGTATAGAGATAATACACAAGCGTCAGCTCAAATCGAAGTGCGTCATCAGTTTAATCACCGACATGGCATGGTTGCATGGGTTGGTGGTGGTAATGTTGCTGATTCTTATCAACAGTTATTTGATAGTAAATGGTTACCTACGTATGGAGTAGGTTACCGCTTTGCTTTCAAGCCAAGAGTCAATGTCAGACTTGATTACGGTATAGGTAAAGATAGCCAAGCCGTATATTTTCAAATTAACGAAGCATTTTAA
- a CDS encoding DUF4056 domain-containing protein: MNNKTLFMIATSLLFGSSFSVYADAPVGVRPCCAFGTNLQTEVGGIPVPFVSVENVLNIDDLGDHIYNDGSQSVASSLMGLGDESNGIFYSEKGGFLDSAHVRDTADFTYYLYTEFKAHLGTDYSITLSPELKDRVIQLTESKSNFTLEEKQKISVELAALTAYRLAQWHEIAQWFGMESVGGFKELASAFSPEDLYSNMLGAKIASSVIAKNPNLSKDDFSKAMTKAIEAKFIELGVVSKEESKAQIKSMDGVWWDSDKRLPNKWVVIHREYHLGTDLRPNGFKNGVEESLSTEYEGLATFKLMHNKNDNAFNALPEALRNKAYWTPSDFQTIADFAQAQDEKEQAKNK; encoded by the coding sequence ATGAATAACAAAACTTTATTCATGATAGCGACCAGTCTTCTTTTCGGAAGCTCATTTTCAGTATATGCGGATGCTCCAGTTGGTGTGAGGCCATGCTGTGCATTTGGCACTAATTTACAAACAGAAGTAGGGGGGATTCCTGTCCCATTTGTCTCTGTAGAAAATGTATTAAATATTGATGATCTTGGTGATCATATATACAACGATGGTAGTCAAAGCGTAGCAAGCAGTTTGATGGGGCTTGGTGATGAGAGTAATGGTATTTTTTATTCTGAAAAAGGTGGATTTTTAGATTCCGCACACGTTCGTGATACCGCAGATTTTACTTACTATTTATATACTGAATTTAAAGCTCATTTAGGAACTGATTACTCGATTACCTTATCGCCTGAGTTAAAAGATAGAGTGATCCAATTAACTGAATCAAAAAGCAATTTTACACTTGAAGAGAAACAAAAGATCAGTGTGGAATTAGCGGCTTTAACTGCATATCGCCTTGCTCAATGGCATGAGATTGCTCAATGGTTTGGTATGGAATCGGTTGGAGGTTTCAAAGAATTGGCCTCTGCATTTTCGCCGGAAGATTTATATTCGAATATGCTTGGTGCAAAAATAGCGAGTTCTGTTATTGCTAAAAATCCCAATTTGTCTAAAGATGATTTCTCAAAAGCGATGACAAAAGCCATTGAAGCCAAATTTATTGAGCTTGGTGTAGTATCGAAAGAAGAGTCAAAAGCTCAAATCAAAAGCATGGATGGAGTATGGTGGGATAGCGATAAGCGCTTGCCAAACAAATGGGTTGTTATTCATCGTGAATATCATTTAGGGACAGATCTTCGACCAAATGGTTTTAAAAATGGGGTAGAAGAGAGCCTGTCAACGGAATATGAAGGTTTAGCAACGTTTAAGTTGATGCATAATAAAAATGATAATGCGTTTAATGCCTTACCTGAGGCTTTGAGAAATAAAGCTTATTGGACACCAAGCGATTTTCAAACGATAGCCGATTTTGCTCAAGCGCAAGACGAAAAAGAACAAGCAAAAAATAAATAA
- a CDS encoding BCCT family transporter: MSTTDKYSIDSTDYEVGQDNIQKWGFDIHNQVFGISAGSIILFLTVLLVMDPAEAKSLLDGVKWQIINNFDGLFMWSSNIFLIFCLALIISPFGKIRIGGDKAKPEHSTISWMAMLFAAGMGIGLMFYGVAEPLAYFTDWYGTPLDVEPFTEEAKKLALGGTMYHWGIHPWAIYGLVALSLAFFTFNKGLPLSMRSVFYPILGDRTWGWFGHIIDIMTVLATLFGLATSLGLGAQQAAGGINHVFGTDGGVNMQIGVIIFVTMLAMISVIRGIDGGVKLLSNVNMLVAVALLFFIIFIGFSDVMSALPLTVTGYIENIIPLSNPHGREDEGWMHGWTVFYWAWWISWSPFVGMFIARVSKGRTVRQFLISVMIIPTLATALWMSAFGGIAIEQVVNKVGELGENGLQDITMALFNMYDAIPMSTALSVISIVLIMVFFVTSSDSGSLVIDSITAGGKVDAPVPQRIFWATVQGSIAAVLLWVGGTEAMQALQAGTVSTALPFTFILLMMCVSLIKGFSTEKFGTTPNMGKAKA, translated from the coding sequence ATGAGTACTACGGATAAGTACAGTATAGACAGTACTGACTACGAGGTTGGACAGGACAATATCCAAAAATGGGGTTTTGATATTCATAATCAGGTTTTTGGTATTAGTGCTGGTTCCATTATTCTTTTTCTTACTGTGCTTCTAGTTATGGATCCAGCTGAAGCAAAATCTCTTCTCGACGGTGTTAAGTGGCAAATCATCAACAATTTTGATGGCCTATTTATGTGGTCTAGTAATATCTTCCTGATATTCTGTTTAGCACTGATCATTTCTCCTTTTGGAAAGATTCGCATTGGTGGCGACAAGGCAAAACCTGAGCACTCTACAATCTCATGGATGGCAATGCTGTTTGCTGCTGGTATGGGTATTGGTTTAATGTTCTATGGCGTTGCTGAGCCGCTTGCTTATTTTACTGATTGGTATGGCACTCCTCTAGATGTTGAGCCATTTACCGAAGAAGCTAAAAAACTAGCATTAGGCGGGACGATGTACCACTGGGGTATCCACCCATGGGCAATATATGGTTTAGTCGCACTCTCTTTAGCATTCTTTACCTTTAACAAAGGGTTACCGCTATCAATGCGTTCTGTCTTCTATCCAATTTTAGGTGATAGAACATGGGGTTGGTTTGGGCATATCATTGATATAATGACGGTACTTGCAACGCTATTTGGCCTTGCTACCTCTCTTGGTCTTGGAGCTCAACAAGCAGCTGGTGGTATCAATCACGTATTTGGTACCGATGGTGGTGTTAATATGCAAATTGGCGTGATCATTTTCGTGACCATGCTTGCGATGATCTCGGTAATACGAGGTATTGATGGCGGTGTAAAACTATTAAGTAACGTCAACATGCTTGTGGCTGTTGCTTTATTATTCTTCATTATTTTCATTGGTTTCTCTGATGTAATGAGTGCATTACCATTAACAGTGACAGGGTATATTGAAAACATCATTCCACTGAGTAATCCTCATGGTCGTGAAGATGAAGGTTGGATGCACGGTTGGACAGTATTCTATTGGGCTTGGTGGATTTCATGGTCCCCATTCGTAGGTATGTTCATTGCTCGTGTATCTAAAGGTCGTACCGTTCGTCAATTCTTGATATCTGTAATGATCATTCCAACGTTGGCAACAGCATTATGGATGTCTGCGTTTGGTGGAATTGCAATTGAACAAGTCGTAAATAAAGTCGGTGAATTAGGTGAGAATGGTCTACAAGACATCACTATGGCACTGTTTAATATGTATGATGCGATTCCTATGAGCACTGCCCTTTCGGTTATTTCTATTGTACTGATTATGGTGTTCTTTGTAACATCATCAGATTCTGGCTCATTAGTTATCGACAGTATTACTGCTGGAGGTAAAGTTGATGCACCAGTTCCTCAGCGTATTTTCTGGGCAACGGTTCAAGGATCGATTGCGGCGGTACTACTGTGGGTTGGTGGTACAGAAGCAATGCAAGCACTACAGGCAGGTACGGTATCAACAGCACTGCCATTTACGTTTATTCTTCTTATGATGTGTGTCAGTCTAATTAAAGGCTTTAGCACTGAAAAATTTGGTACGACACCAAATATGGGTAAAGCAAAAGCGTAA